In one Arenibacter antarcticus genomic region, the following are encoded:
- the rlmD gene encoding 23S rRNA (uracil(1939)-C(5))-methyltransferase RlmD, translating into MRRKNKRQIFENVEVVDAGAKGKTIGKAPDGRVIFLTNTVPGDVVDVQTTKKRKAYFEGEAIHFHSLSQKRTTPVCEHFGVCGGCKWQDMGYEHQLFYKQKEVENNLRRIGHLELPETLPILGSKKQYFYRNKMEFSFSDSRWLTLEEINSGKDIEDKNALGFHIPGMWDKILDIKKCHLQDDPSNAIRLAIKEFAIENDLSFFNPRNQHGLLRTVMIRTSSTGEIMVLVQFFENDQEKRQLLMDHLAAKFPEITALLYVVNSKQNDTIYDQEIVCYAGRDHIFEAMEGLQFKITAKSFYQTNSDQAFELYKITREFAALTGEELVYDLYTGTGTIAQFVAKNSKKVVGIESVPEAIADAKANAERNNISNVEFFVGDMKNVFNETFIATHGKPDIIITDPPRDGMHKDVVQQILNISPEKVVYVSCNSATQARDLELMKDDYEVAKVQPVDMFPQTHHVENVVLLKKRKNPIQS; encoded by the coding sequence ATGCGCAGAAAGAATAAAAGACAGATTTTTGAAAACGTAGAGGTGGTAGATGCCGGAGCAAAAGGCAAGACTATAGGCAAAGCTCCTGATGGCAGGGTAATTTTCCTTACCAATACCGTTCCCGGTGATGTTGTAGACGTACAGACCACAAAAAAAAGAAAAGCCTATTTTGAGGGTGAAGCGATCCATTTTCACAGCTTATCCCAAAAAAGAACAACCCCCGTATGTGAGCATTTTGGGGTTTGTGGCGGATGCAAGTGGCAGGATATGGGATATGAACACCAGTTGTTTTACAAACAAAAAGAGGTGGAAAATAATTTACGTAGGATAGGGCATTTGGAACTCCCAGAAACCCTGCCAATTTTAGGTTCCAAAAAACAATATTTCTATAGAAATAAAATGGAATTTTCTTTTTCGGATAGCCGATGGTTAACCTTGGAGGAAATAAATTCTGGTAAAGATATCGAAGATAAGAATGCCTTAGGCTTCCATATTCCAGGCATGTGGGATAAAATTCTCGACATTAAAAAATGTCATTTACAGGATGACCCATCCAATGCCATTCGTTTGGCCATTAAAGAATTTGCGATAGAAAATGACCTTTCATTTTTTAATCCACGAAATCAGCATGGTTTATTACGAACAGTTATGATACGTACGTCATCTACTGGTGAAATTATGGTATTGGTCCAATTTTTTGAGAATGACCAAGAAAAGCGTCAGCTTTTAATGGATCATCTCGCCGCCAAATTCCCAGAGATTACGGCATTACTTTACGTTGTTAACTCGAAGCAAAACGATACCATCTACGATCAAGAAATTGTCTGTTATGCAGGAAGAGATCATATATTTGAGGCAATGGAAGGTCTTCAGTTTAAGATAACTGCAAAATCTTTTTACCAAACCAACTCGGACCAAGCCTTTGAACTATACAAAATAACAAGGGAATTTGCTGCTCTCACGGGAGAAGAGTTGGTATACGATCTTTATACCGGCACGGGTACTATAGCCCAATTTGTAGCAAAAAATTCCAAAAAGGTAGTTGGTATAGAATCCGTCCCAGAGGCGATTGCCGATGCAAAAGCAAATGCAGAAAGAAACAACATTTCCAATGTAGAGTTTTTTGTCGGGGACATGAAAAATGTTTTCAATGAGACCTTCATTGCTACCCACGGCAAGCCCGATATTATAATCACAGACCCCCCAAGGGATGGAATGCATAAGGATGTGGTGCAACAAATCCTCAATATTTCCCCAGAAAAAGTGGTTTACGTAAGTTGTAACAGTGCCACACAGGCAAGGGATCTAGAGCTGATGAAGGATGATTATGAAGTTGCCAAGGTACAGCCTGTAGACATGTTTCCCCAGACCCACCATGTGGAAAATGTTGTACTTTTGAAAAAACGCAAAAACCCGATTCAATCGTAA
- the rocD gene encoding ornithine--oxo-acid transaminase, which translates to MSVLEKLSSSDAIALEEKYGAHNYHPLPVVLSRGEGVYVWDVEGKKYYDFLSAYSAVNQGHCHPKIVNAMTSQAQTLTLTSRAFYNDILGKFEKYACETFGYDKLLPMNTGAEAVETALKICRKWAYEKKGVAENEAEIIVCENNFHGRTTTIISFSNDPIARKNFGPYTKGFIKIEYDNLSVLEETLKTNDNVAGFLVEPIQGEAGVYVPSEGYLAKAKALCEKYDVLFIADEVQTGIGRTGKMLAVDHENVKADILILGKALSGGAYPVSCVLADNEIMDVIGPGNHGSTFGGNPVAAAVGIAALEVVKEEKLAENAQVLGALFRAALNKFIPSSAIVNAVRGKGLLNAILINDTENSSTAWDICLALRDNGLLAKPTHGNIIRFAPPLVMTREQLLDCVAIIIKTLNKFEK; encoded by the coding sequence ATGTCAGTATTGGAAAAGTTATCTTCTAGCGATGCAATAGCATTGGAAGAAAAGTATGGAGCACATAACTACCATCCGTTGCCTGTAGTTTTAAGCAGGGGAGAGGGAGTGTATGTATGGGATGTTGAAGGAAAGAAGTATTATGATTTCTTGTCGGCCTATTCTGCTGTAAACCAAGGGCATTGCCATCCTAAAATTGTAAATGCCATGACAAGTCAAGCGCAAACATTGACTTTGACCTCTAGGGCGTTTTATAATGATATCCTGGGGAAATTTGAAAAGTATGCTTGTGAAACCTTTGGCTACGATAAGTTGCTGCCTATGAATACGGGGGCAGAAGCGGTTGAGACTGCTTTAAAAATTTGTAGGAAATGGGCCTATGAGAAAAAAGGAGTGGCAGAGAACGAAGCTGAGATAATAGTTTGCGAGAACAATTTTCATGGCCGTACCACCACTATAATCTCCTTTTCCAACGATCCTATAGCGAGGAAAAACTTTGGGCCCTACACCAAGGGATTCATTAAGATTGAATATGATAATTTATCCGTCTTGGAAGAGACGTTGAAGACCAATGATAATGTAGCTGGATTTTTAGTGGAGCCCATTCAAGGGGAAGCGGGAGTTTACGTCCCCTCCGAAGGGTATTTGGCTAAAGCTAAGGCACTCTGTGAAAAATACGATGTTCTCTTTATTGCCGATGAAGTACAGACTGGGATTGGCAGAACGGGAAAGATGTTGGCGGTGGATCATGAGAACGTTAAGGCTGATATCTTAATTTTAGGAAAAGCACTTTCTGGAGGTGCCTACCCTGTATCTTGCGTATTGGCAGATAATGAAATCATGGATGTGATTGGGCCTGGAAACCACGGGAGTACATTTGGAGGTAACCCAGTAGCTGCGGCTGTAGGTATTGCCGCGTTGGAGGTTGTTAAAGAGGAAAAATTGGCGGAAAATGCACAGGTATTGGGTGCACTTTTTAGAGCAGCGCTAAATAAATTTATACCTAGTAGTGCTATAGTGAATGCAGTAAGGGGAAAAGGTCTCTTAAACGCCATTCTGATCAATGATACCGAAAACAGCTCTACTGCTTGGGATATTTGTTTGGCTTTACGAGATAATGGTCTATTGGCAAAACCCACCCATGGGAACATCATTAGATTTGCACCGCCTTTGGTGATGACACGGGAGCAATTGTTGGACTGTGTGGCGATAATTATAAAAACCCTAAACAAGTTCGAAAAATAA
- a CDS encoding ZIP family metal transporter, which yields MNYLLPILAVMLSFLFVYITKPKNKEVFKLLLAFSGAFLLALTVFELFPEVYTDTDSKMVGVFIMLGILLQIFLEFFSKGAEHGHVHLDPDNKEFPWMLFVSLSIHSLLEGLPIENHHNILYGILVHKIPIAIILSIFLLASKIKLVPSILFIGLFSLMTPLGTLIAANFTFVETYAVYLNSLVIGVFLHISTVILFESSEAHKFNLRKLLVIIIGIAIAYAF from the coding sequence ATGAATTATTTACTACCCATACTAGCGGTAATGTTGAGTTTTCTATTTGTTTATATCACCAAACCAAAAAACAAAGAAGTCTTTAAATTATTACTTGCGTTTAGCGGTGCATTTTTATTGGCATTGACCGTTTTTGAACTTTTCCCTGAAGTATATACTGATACCGATTCCAAAATGGTTGGCGTTTTTATTATGCTAGGTATATTATTACAGATATTCTTAGAGTTTTTTTCCAAAGGAGCAGAACACGGCCATGTACATTTGGACCCAGATAACAAGGAATTTCCATGGATGTTATTCGTTAGCCTTTCAATACACTCCTTATTAGAAGGGCTACCCATAGAAAACCACCACAACATTCTTTACGGGATTTTAGTACATAAGATCCCTATAGCAATCATTTTAAGTATATTCCTTTTGGCTTCCAAAATTAAATTGGTCCCCTCCATATTATTTATTGGGCTCTTTTCATTGATGACACCCCTTGGAACCCTGATAGCGGCAAATTTCACCTTCGTGGAAACCTATGCCGTTTATCTAAATTCACTTGTAATAGGAGTCTTTTTACATATTTCAACGGTCATCTTATTTGAAAGCTCAGAGGCTCATAAATTTAACTTACGCAAATTGTTAGTCATCATTATTGGGATTGCAATCGCCTATGCTTTCTAG
- a CDS encoding DUF2752 domain-containing protein, with protein sequence MIPLSQMENYMLPCLNRQVFGIDCPGCGIQRSISFILEGDFIAAFKMFPAIYTILLLIAFLGFSLVFEVKNGFKIKLYLLYLNAGIMIISYIFKMLQIIY encoded by the coding sequence ATGATACCCCTGTCACAGATGGAGAACTACATGCTACCTTGTTTAAACAGGCAAGTTTTTGGTATTGACTGTCCAGGTTGCGGTATACAACGATCTATTTCCTTTATTCTTGAGGGTGATTTTATAGCGGCCTTTAAAATGTTTCCCGCTATTTACACCATTTTATTATTGATAGCCTTTTTGGGATTTAGCCTAGTTTTTGAAGTGAAAAATGGCTTTAAAATAAAGTTATACTTATTGTACCTAAATGCGGGTATCATGATCATTAGTTATATATTTAAAATGCTACAAATAATCTATTAA
- a CDS encoding transposase encodes MVLQKRPNLLFAGIKQFHNPSCPGYCAYRLPCKYFHVQKLASEAVQEERIRLRWEVIEVENKAIEEARKTEKTYRPELLTNGDTHRQLLTRSRYLLFKSKTKWTVGQIERAEVLFQLYPSIEKAYKLAQALCFIYENNTNKDVARLKLAHWYNEVENSNFKSFNTIARSIQMHYKPILNYFNNRSTNASAESFNAKIKEFRAMFRGVRDVRFFLFRLTKLYA; translated from the coding sequence TTGGTACTGCAAAAAAGACCAAATCTCCTATTTGCCGGTATAAAACAATTTCACAACCCCTCCTGTCCGGGCTATTGTGCATACAGATTACCATGCAAGTATTTTCATGTTCAAAAACTAGCCTCAGAAGCCGTCCAGGAAGAACGTATCCGATTAAGATGGGAAGTTATAGAAGTGGAAAACAAAGCCATTGAGGAAGCTCGGAAAACAGAAAAAACATATAGACCAGAACTTCTCACTAACGGAGATACCCATAGACAGTTGCTGACCAGAAGTCGATATCTGTTATTTAAATCAAAGACCAAATGGACTGTGGGACAAATAGAAAGAGCGGAAGTATTATTTCAACTATACCCAAGTATTGAAAAAGCTTATAAGTTGGCCCAAGCATTATGCTTTATCTATGAAAACAATACGAACAAGGATGTAGCAAGACTAAAATTGGCACATTGGTATAACGAAGTAGAAAACTCAAACTTTAAGTCGTTCAATACCATAGCAAGGTCTATACAAATGCATTACAAACCGATTTTGAACTATTTTAATAATAGGAGTACCAATGCTTCTGCGGAATCTTTTAATGCAAAAATTAAAGAGTTCAGGGCAATGTTCAGAGGGGTAAGAGATGTTAGGTTTTTCTTGTTTAGACTAACTAAATTATATGCCTAA
- a CDS encoding DUF2752 domain-containing protein, protein MGVLITGIVLLYYFMDPSSSPYFLKCPFYHITGYYCTGCGSQRALHNLLHLDIAGVMRHNALFIPALLLIAYHWTIKYFPFKNSKKYPDIVYHPKTPVIVFLIVVLFTIFRNIPLFPFSLLAPAG, encoded by the coding sequence TTGGGAGTACTAATCACAGGAATAGTACTCCTTTATTATTTTATGGACCCCAGTAGTTCTCCATATTTCCTAAAATGTCCTTTCTACCATATTACCGGATATTACTGTACGGGATGTGGCAGCCAAAGGGCACTTCATAATTTATTACACTTGGATATTGCCGGTGTAATGAGGCACAATGCCCTTTTCATCCCGGCTTTGTTATTGATCGCTTACCATTGGACCATAAAATACTTTCCCTTTAAGAATAGCAAAAAATATCCTGATATTGTCTATCACCCCAAAACACCGGTAATTGTTTTTTTGATCGTGGTGCTCTTCACGATTTTTAGAAACATTCCTTTGTTTCCATTTTCCCTCCTTGCTCCTGCCGGATAA
- a CDS encoding D-alanyl-D-alanine carboxypeptidase has product MKHIFLLLSLCILFSSCVTSRLIKPIKNSEVFKQGFTGIVIYDPNKDKVLYAQNEDKYFIPASNTKMFTFYTAYKILGDTVNSLNYRETKDSLVFWGTGNPAFLHPDFNDVSALELLRSTNKKLYWADNSEEVTAYGSGWSWNWYKYYYGPQRTALPMYGNIVRFTKGAGDRDLSYSPHFFAKDIRLNKDMSTLKYTIDRDSDANLFQYNIVLDTVEIETDRPFATSSELTLEMLMDTLGKEVHKIEYKLVAGLPHTKLKGVETDSLFKQMMTISDNFLAEQLLVLASDKLFDSLNIGKVIEYAEKNYLSDLPDKPVWVDGSGLSSHNKFTPRSIIALLKKIREEIPEEKIYAFFPAGGKSGTIKSWYASGNAKPYIYAKTGTLDGTHCLSGYLLTKSNKMLYFSFMHNNYIIGTNALKQEMQKLLFPFYERY; this is encoded by the coding sequence ATGAAACATATCTTTCTATTGCTATCACTTTGTATCCTCTTTTCAAGTTGTGTTACTTCACGTCTCATCAAGCCAATTAAGAATTCAGAAGTATTTAAACAAGGGTTTACAGGCATTGTTATTTATGATCCCAATAAGGATAAGGTGCTATATGCACAGAACGAGGATAAGTATTTTATTCCTGCATCCAACACCAAAATGTTTACCTTTTATACCGCTTATAAAATCCTAGGCGATACAGTAAATAGCCTTAATTATAGGGAAACAAAAGATTCACTTGTATTTTGGGGTACTGGGAACCCTGCCTTTCTGCATCCTGATTTTAATGATGTTAGTGCATTGGAATTGTTAAGGTCTACTAATAAAAAGTTGTATTGGGCCGATAATTCGGAGGAGGTTACGGCTTACGGTTCGGGTTGGTCCTGGAATTGGTATAAGTATTATTACGGACCTCAAAGAACAGCGCTTCCTATGTATGGTAATATCGTTCGCTTCACAAAAGGCGCGGGGGATAGAGATCTCAGCTATTCGCCCCATTTTTTCGCAAAGGATATTCGACTCAACAAAGATATGTCTACCCTTAAGTATACTATAGATAGGGATAGTGATGCCAACCTTTTCCAATATAATATTGTTTTGGATACGGTGGAGATAGAAACCGACAGGCCATTTGCCACTTCGTCGGAACTGACTTTAGAAATGCTAATGGACACTCTTGGTAAGGAAGTGCATAAAATAGAGTACAAATTGGTAGCGGGGCTTCCGCATACTAAATTAAAAGGAGTGGAGACCGATTCCTTATTTAAGCAAATGATGACCATTAGCGATAATTTCCTGGCGGAACAATTATTGGTATTGGCATCTGATAAATTGTTCGATTCTTTAAATATTGGAAAGGTAATAGAGTATGCTGAAAAAAATTATTTAAGTGATCTGCCAGATAAGCCTGTATGGGTAGATGGATCTGGACTCTCCAGTCATAATAAATTTACGCCAAGAAGTATCATAGCCCTCTTAAAGAAAATACGGGAAGAAATACCCGAAGAAAAGATCTACGCCTTTTTTCCTGCCGGCGGAAAATCAGGAACCATAAAATCCTGGTATGCCTCGGGGAATGCAAAACCATATATCTATGCTAAGACTGGAACCTTAGACGGAACGCATTGCTTAAGTGGATATCTCCTTACCAAAAGCAATAAGATGCTCTACTTTAGTTTTATGCACAATAACTATATAATAGGTACCAATGCGTTGAAACAGGAAATGCAAAAGCTGTTGTTTCCTTTTTATGAAAGATATTAA
- a CDS encoding CCC motif membrane protein, protein MEQQKLPNATLILVFGIISIVTCCCYGIIGLIFGIIGLVLANKATNIYALDPALYEGYNNVKLGKTLSIIGIVLNILVVIFFIWIISIIGWDSMQNEELMRERLEDYLQNME, encoded by the coding sequence ATGGAACAACAAAAACTACCCAATGCAACGCTAATATTGGTCTTTGGAATAATTTCAATAGTAACCTGCTGTTGCTACGGTATTATTGGACTTATTTTCGGAATAATAGGCTTGGTACTAGCGAACAAGGCTACCAATATATACGCTCTAGATCCGGCATTATATGAAGGGTACAACAATGTGAAGCTGGGAAAAACCTTATCCATTATAGGTATTGTATTAAATATTCTGGTAGTTATATTTTTCATTTGGATAATTTCTATCATCGGCTGGGACTCCATGCAAAATGAGGAGCTAATGAGAGAGCGACTGGAAGACTACCTACAAAATATGGAGTAA
- a CDS encoding CD225/dispanin family protein, translated as MENIQRPKPNNYLILAIFSTVLCCIIPGIVSIVHAAKVNEAYALENYEAAEKASKNAKTWALVSIGIAVFFWIIYIAIFGFAIIGGLMSSGDF; from the coding sequence ATGGAAAACATTCAAAGACCAAAACCAAACAACTATTTGATTCTAGCCATATTTAGTACGGTCCTATGCTGTATAATCCCTGGCATTGTCAGCATAGTCCATGCTGCTAAAGTAAATGAAGCTTATGCCCTTGAAAATTATGAAGCTGCCGAAAAGGCATCTAAAAATGCAAAAACATGGGCCCTTGTTAGCATCGGGATTGCAGTGTTTTTCTGGATAATCTATATTGCCATTTTCGGATTCGCCATTATTGGTGGCTTAATGAGTAGTGGTGATTTCTAA
- a CDS encoding DUF6048 family protein, with product MLKYIISSFLFFGFLLGHSQTKPLDLQPKDTVSRTDPYGIRVGIDLSKLLLSTLKEDYTGVEIVGDYRLTNNWYLAAELGNEKNTKQEDLFNFTTSGSYLKLGADYNTYGNWYGMHNIIHVGGRYALSSFSQTLNNYQIFDSNRYWSNPAYQIDPDPNATNDFPIGSNVAQEFSSLNASWLEAVIGVKAELFANIFLGASVRIGYLVTNKDPEGFRNLWIPGFNKVTDDSNFGVGYNYTLTYFLPLYKKAKKNKEEKKKTKTAEEAPLN from the coding sequence ATGTTAAAATATATCATTAGTAGTTTTTTATTCTTTGGTTTTCTTTTGGGGCATTCACAAACAAAACCCCTAGATCTTCAACCCAAGGATACGGTGAGTAGAACCGACCCTTATGGAATCAGGGTAGGTATAGATCTCAGTAAACTCCTTTTATCCACACTAAAGGAGGATTATACCGGCGTGGAAATAGTAGGAGATTATCGCCTTACCAATAATTGGTATTTGGCGGCAGAGTTGGGAAATGAAAAGAACACCAAACAAGAAGACCTTTTTAATTTTACTACCTCCGGAAGCTATCTAAAATTAGGAGCAGATTACAATACTTATGGTAATTGGTACGGGATGCACAATATTATCCACGTTGGGGGAAGGTATGCCCTTAGTAGCTTTAGCCAGACCCTTAACAATTACCAAATATTTGATTCCAACCGATATTGGTCCAATCCAGCCTATCAAATTGACCCAGACCCGAATGCCACAAACGATTTTCCAATTGGATCTAATGTTGCACAAGAATTCAGCAGCTTAAATGCTAGTTGGCTGGAAGCTGTCATAGGTGTCAAGGCAGAACTTTTTGCCAATATATTCTTGGGTGCCAGCGTAAGGATAGGTTATTTGGTTACTAATAAGGATCCCGAAGGTTTTCGCAATTTATGGATACCCGGCTTCAACAAGGTTACCGACGACAGTAATTTTGGGGTAGGATATAACTACACCCTGACCTACTTCTTGCCCCTGTACAAAAAAGCGAAAAAAAATAAAGAGGAAAAGAAGAAAACTAAAACAGCGGAAGAAGCCCCCTTAAATTAA
- a CDS encoding DUF6452 family protein, whose translation MISTKLPFALLLGLIVVFTITVLSCEKDDICVDGSTPLLVVRFYDVANRTELKKVPSFRIVGIGQNTTVIGIADRSDLDSIAIPLKVTENTTGFYFIANSADVDTQDSDGEPIKVEGGDIDSLYFNYNRTEKFVSRACGHIANYENLSSDLKLESENWIKDIEFITPLVDNSTEAHVKIYH comes from the coding sequence ATGATCAGCACTAAACTGCCCTTCGCGCTCCTTCTGGGCCTTATCGTTGTTTTCACCATAACTGTATTAAGTTGTGAAAAAGACGATATATGTGTAGATGGAAGCACTCCATTATTGGTTGTGCGGTTTTATGATGTGGCCAATAGGACTGAATTAAAAAAAGTACCCAGTTTTAGGATAGTAGGCATAGGTCAGAACACTACAGTTATTGGAATTGCTGATCGGTCCGATTTGGATTCCATTGCCATACCCTTAAAAGTTACTGAAAACACTACTGGTTTTTATTTTATTGCCAATTCAGCAGATGTAGATACCCAGGACTCGGACGGAGAACCTATAAAGGTCGAGGGCGGAGACATAGATAGCTTGTATTTTAATTACAATAGGACAGAGAAATTTGTTTCCAGAGCCTGTGGTCATATTGCTAATTACGAAAATCTAAGTAGCGATTTAAAATTGGAAAGTGAAAATTGGATAAAGGACATCGAATTTATAACCCCCTTGGTAGATAATTCAACCGAAGCCCATGTTAAAATATATCATTAG
- a CDS encoding DUF4268 domain-containing protein — MFSKEESKQLRQEFWVSFGKSFPRKWTLYQTTIKDFSFKFHFDQKQAMVSIDVENQDLEKRIELWEKLESLRSILIMEYLPNANFNDSIILENGKEISRIWVTKTNVSIHNKNTWQETMEFLRDTMLKIEAFYTEFEDIIKP, encoded by the coding sequence ATGTTCAGCAAGGAAGAATCTAAACAGCTACGACAAGAATTTTGGGTTTCATTTGGAAAATCGTTTCCCAGGAAATGGACCTTATATCAAACCACTATAAAAGATTTCTCTTTTAAGTTCCACTTTGACCAGAAACAGGCCATGGTTTCCATAGATGTTGAAAATCAGGATTTGGAAAAGCGAATAGAGTTATGGGAAAAATTAGAATCCCTTCGTTCCATTTTAATTATGGAATACCTACCAAATGCCAATTTTAATGATAGTATCATCCTTGAAAATGGGAAGGAAATCTCCAGAATATGGGTTACTAAAACCAATGTTTCTATACACAACAAAAACACTTGGCAAGAGACTATGGAGTTCTTAAGGGATACTATGTTGAAAATAGAAGCTTTTTATACGGAGTTTGAGGATATCATTAAGCCATAG
- a CDS encoding class I SAM-dependent RNA methyltransferase — translation MNNNFKMVAKTMFGFEEMLAKELRNLGASNVEEGIRSVSFEGDTGFMYKANLCLRTAIKIIKPIYSFKVRNEDDLYKKIYDMDWFNYLSIDTTFAIDATVNSENFTHSLYVSQKTKDAIVDRFRDTDGSRPDVDIKFPDVRINIHIQNDHCNVSLDSSGRSLHQRGYRTATNIAPINEVLAAGLLLLSGWDGQCDFLDPMCGSGTLLTEAAMIACNIPANINRKEFAFEKWHDYDEALFDKIVESSLNRTRDFHHKIIGYDKAPSAVRKAIDNVENANLSEYITIERKNFFDTEKFTENHLHMVFNPPYGERLDIEMEDFYADIGNTLKRNYPGTDAWFITSNLEALKFVGLRPSRKIKVFNSHLESRLVKYVMYEGSKKAKFNKME, via the coding sequence ATGAACAATAATTTTAAAATGGTTGCTAAAACCATGTTTGGATTCGAGGAAATGTTGGCAAAGGAGTTGCGGAACCTCGGTGCCAGCAACGTAGAAGAGGGGATAAGAAGCGTTTCTTTTGAAGGAGATACAGGATTTATGTACAAGGCTAATTTGTGTCTTAGAACCGCTATTAAGATTATAAAACCAATCTACTCTTTTAAAGTTAGGAACGAAGATGACCTTTACAAGAAAATCTACGATATGGATTGGTTTAATTACCTCTCCATTGATACTACATTTGCTATTGATGCCACGGTGAATTCGGAGAATTTCACACATTCCTTATATGTTTCCCAAAAAACTAAAGATGCCATTGTAGATAGGTTTAGGGATACGGATGGCAGTAGGCCAGATGTTGATATTAAATTCCCAGATGTGCGAATCAACATACATATCCAAAATGATCATTGTAACGTATCCTTGGATTCTTCAGGGAGATCCTTGCATCAACGTGGATACAGAACGGCAACTAATATTGCACCTATTAACGAGGTGTTGGCAGCTGGCTTATTGTTATTGAGTGGTTGGGACGGGCAATGCGATTTTCTAGATCCAATGTGCGGTAGCGGTACCTTATTGACCGAAGCGGCCATGATTGCCTGTAATATTCCAGCAAACATAAACAGAAAGGAATTTGCATTCGAAAAATGGCACGATTATGACGAAGCACTTTTTGATAAGATCGTGGAGAGTAGTCTTAATAGAACTAGAGATTTTCATCATAAGATCATTGGGTATGACAAAGCCCCATCCGCAGTTAGAAAGGCCATTGATAACGTTGAAAACGCCAATTTATCTGAATATATCACAATAGAGAGAAAGAATTTTTTCGACACGGAAAAATTCACAGAGAACCATTTGCATATGGTATTTAATCCGCCTTATGGAGAGCGATTGGATATTGAAATGGAAGATTTTTATGCCGATATTGGTAATACCTTAAAAAGAAATTATCCTGGTACCGATGCCTGGTTTATAACCTCTAATTTGGAAGCTTTAAAGTTTGTGGGATTGCGTCCTTCTAGAAAGATAAAAGTTTTTAATAGTCATTTAGAGTCGCGCTTGGTGAAATACGTTATGTATGAAGGGAGCAAGAAGGCTAAATTCAATAAAATGGAGTAG
- a CDS encoding transposase: protein MNGKTLQYHYKNHLSDFKDWPQKKHSQDWLLFGKNLGYYLSLDETSLSNGELYTILTNKGANGKKGCIVAIIKGTKADDVINVLDKIPVERRNMVKEVTVDMAGNMNLIAKKCFPKTEIVTDRFHVQKLASEAVQEERIRLRWEVIEVENKAIEEARKTEKTYRPELLTNGDTHRQLLARSRYLLFKSKTKWTVGQIERAEVLFQLYPSIEKAYKLAQALCFIYENNTNKDVARLKLAHWYNEVENSNFKSFNTIARSIQMHYKPILNYFNNRSTNASAESFNAKIKEFRAMFRGVRDVTFFLFRLTKLYA, encoded by the coding sequence ATTAATGGCAAAACCCTACAGTATCACTACAAAAACCATCTTAGCGACTTCAAGGATTGGCCACAAAAGAAACATTCACAAGATTGGTTGCTCTTTGGAAAAAATTTAGGCTACTATTTAAGTTTGGATGAAACCTCTTTGTCCAACGGTGAGCTCTACACGATTTTAACCAATAAAGGAGCTAACGGAAAGAAAGGTTGTATAGTGGCCATTATCAAGGGAACTAAAGCGGATGACGTCATCAATGTACTTGATAAAATCCCTGTGGAAAGACGAAATATGGTCAAAGAAGTTACTGTCGATATGGCCGGAAATATGAATTTGATCGCTAAAAAATGTTTCCCTAAAACAGAAATCGTGACCGATAGATTTCATGTCCAAAAACTAGCCTCAGAAGCCGTCCAGGAAGAACGTATCCGATTAAGATGGGAAGTTATAGAAGTGGAAAACAAAGCCATTGAGGAAGCTCGGAAAACAGAAAAAACATATAGACCAGAACTTCTCACTAACGGAGATACCCATAGACAGTTGCTGGCCAGAAGTCGATATCTGTTATTTAAATCAAAGACCAAATGGACTGTGGGACAAATAGAAAGAGCGGAAGTATTATTTCAACTTTACCCAAGTATTGAAAAGGCTTATAAGTTGGCCCAAGCATTATGCTTTATCTATGAAAACAATACGAACAAGGATGTAGCAAGACTAAAATTGGCACATTGGTATAATGAAGTAGAAAACTCAAACTTTAAGTCGTTCAATACCATAGCAAGGTCTATACAAATGCATTACAAACCGATTTTGAACTATTTTAATAATAGGAGCACCAATGCTTCTGCGGAATCTTTTAATGCAAAAATTAAAGAGTTCAGGGCAATGTTCAGAGGAGTAAGAGATGTCACGTTTTTCTTGTTTAGACTAACTAAATTATATGCCTAA